The Clostridium sp. AWRP genome has a window encoding:
- a CDS encoding DegT/DnrJ/EryC1/StrS aminotransferase family protein: MNKKIPFSPPDIGEDEINAVVEVLKSGWITTGPKCTEFEKKIAEYCNSDKALAVNSNSAGLELVLKEFDIKAGDEVITTPYTYTATASAAIRRGIKPKLVDIEKDSFLIDLEKLADAITPKTKAIYTVDVAGVPIDYDAVRKILKDKNREDIIFVSDSAHSFGAKYKGKRVGSQADFHVFSFHAVKNFTTAEGGAITFSENDKFGKKDLYKDFKLESLHGQSKDALSKMQAGAWKYDIVTDGGKCNLTDIAAAIGLAQFPRYEEMLKKRKAIFDLYTKFLSEKDWAIIPFKKDAIRETSYHLYLLRIKDFSEDQRNEVIKSLAAKDIATNVHYTPLPMFTLYKNLGYDIKDYPNAYNHYANEISVPVYSLLKLEDAEYVVKELISAVEKVMK, translated from the coding sequence ATGAATAAGAAAATACCATTCTCACCACCAGATATAGGTGAAGACGAAATAAACGCAGTTGTAGAAGTTTTAAAATCAGGATGGATTACTACAGGTCCAAAATGTACTGAATTTGAAAAAAAGATTGCTGAATATTGTAATAGTGATAAAGCACTAGCTGTAAACAGTAATTCTGCTGGACTAGAACTTGTATTGAAGGAATTTGACATAAAAGCAGGAGATGAAGTCATAACTACTCCTTATACTTATACTGCAACAGCAAGTGCAGCGATACGTAGAGGAATTAAACCAAAGTTAGTAGATATAGAAAAAGATTCTTTCTTAATTGATTTAGAAAAATTAGCAGATGCTATAACACCTAAGACAAAAGCTATATATACAGTAGATGTTGCAGGAGTACCTATAGATTATGATGCTGTTCGCAAAATATTAAAGGATAAAAATCGTGAGGATATAATTTTTGTATCGGATTCCGCTCACTCTTTTGGTGCAAAATACAAAGGCAAAAGAGTTGGTTCGCAAGCTGATTTCCACGTTTTCTCCTTTCATGCAGTAAAAAATTTCACTACTGCCGAAGGTGGTGCAATAACATTTAGCGAGAATGATAAATTTGGTAAAAAAGACTTATATAAGGATTTTAAGTTGGAATCCCTACACGGTCAATCAAAAGATGCTCTTTCCAAAATGCAGGCAGGTGCATGGAAATATGATATAGTTACCGATGGAGGTAAATGCAATTTAACTGATATAGCTGCAGCTATAGGTTTGGCACAATTCCCAAGATATGAAGAAATGCTAAAAAAACGTAAAGCTATATTTGATTTATATACTAAATTTTTAAGTGAAAAGGATTGGGCTATAATTCCATTTAAAAAAGATGCTATACGTGAAACTTCATACCACTTATATCTTCTTCGCATAAAAGACTTTAGTGAAGATCAAAGAAATGAAGTAATAAAATCCCTTGCGGCAAAAGATATAGCTACTAATGTTCACTATACTCCTTTACCTATGTTTACACTTTACAAAAATTTAGGTTACGATATAAAGGATTATCCAAATGCATATAATCACTATGCAAATGAAATTTCTGTACCAGTTTATTCTCTTCTTAAATTGGAAGATGCAGAATATGTCGTTAAAGAATTAATTTCTGCTGTAGAAAAAGTCATGAAATAA
- a CDS encoding DegT/DnrJ/EryC1/StrS family aminotransferase → MKVNFFTPTREYLEKKEEFDKAISAVLESGSFIFGPQVSELEEEIKKYTGAKHAIAVASGTDALLVSSHALGFKAGDEIITSPFTFLASTSCIAKLNAKPVFVDVDEDTFNLDANKIEEKITSKTASILPIHLFSQMADMDKIMNIASKHNLSVLEDAAEAFGMQWGGSSSEYKHSGTIGDIGIYSFFPTKTLGGYGDGGMIVTNNDKLAETAKMLRVHGASKKYHYDYIGYNSRLDSIQAAVLLVKLKYIDNALKQRQKVADWYKERLADCDYIKLPTVKGNQKPVYYAFNTLVEKRDELAAYLKGNEIGTSIYYPIPLHLQKCFDYLGYKKGDFPVAEKLSTKVLALPIYPEITEDEVNFVCETIKKFYTK, encoded by the coding sequence ATGAAAGTTAATTTTTTTACACCTACAAGAGAATACTTAGAAAAGAAAGAAGAATTTGATAAGGCTATATCAGCTGTACTTGAAAGTGGAAGTTTTATATTTGGACCTCAAGTATCAGAACTTGAAGAAGAAATAAAAAAATATACAGGAGCTAAGCATGCTATAGCTGTAGCTTCTGGAACAGATGCACTTTTGGTTTCTTCTCATGCACTTGGATTTAAAGCTGGAGATGAAATTATAACTTCCCCTTTTACATTTTTAGCTTCAACTTCTTGTATAGCTAAATTAAATGCAAAACCAGTTTTTGTTGATGTAGATGAAGATACTTTTAATCTAGATGCAAATAAAATAGAAGAAAAAATAACTTCAAAAACTGCAAGTATATTACCAATACATCTTTTTTCACAGATGGCAGACATGGACAAAATAATGAATATAGCATCCAAGCATAATTTAAGTGTTTTAGAAGACGCTGCAGAAGCTTTTGGAATGCAGTGGGGAGGTTCCTCAAGTGAATACAAACATTCTGGTACTATAGGAGATATTGGTATTTATTCATTTTTTCCAACAAAAACACTAGGTGGTTATGGCGACGGAGGAATGATAGTAACTAATAATGACAAGTTAGCTGAAACTGCTAAAATGCTTAGAGTACATGGTGCTTCTAAAAAATATCATTATGACTATATAGGATATAATTCAAGACTTGATTCTATTCAAGCTGCTGTACTTTTAGTTAAACTAAAATATATAGATAATGCACTTAAACAAAGACAAAAGGTAGCTGATTGGTACAAAGAAAGACTTGCTGATTGTGACTATATAAAACTTCCTACAGTTAAAGGAAATCAAAAGCCAGTATATTATGCATTTAATACATTAGTAGAAAAAAGAGATGAACTTGCTGCATACTTAAAGGGAAATGAAATTGGAACTAGTATTTATTATCCAATCCCTCTTCATCTTCAAAAATGCTTTGATTATTTAGGCTATAAAAAGGGTGATTTCCCTGTAGCTGAAAAACTTTCAACTAAAGTTTTAGCTCTTCCTATATACCCTGAAATAACTGAAGATGAAGTTAACTTTGTGTGCGAAACTATTAAAAAATTCTATACAAAGTAA
- a CDS encoding arginase → MKKNLLSIDWDYFIPIREEWCGSYIENKRTNIILWYRRYFKNRQMGENIEKTVRTGNELKGFWSKIKQCFFIESKAKVYVSDSHKFSYFIAQNNNCDEVINFDAHSDLGYGGMKSLDFELNCANWLGKLLKDSIVRKASIVYSPYTYEEKSEFEEINKSFSIKYPKVEHLVNKNINVIHICRSGSWTPPWLDNEFYKFINDLHMPYKIMKCPKRCWNPGELTLSDKIYIML, encoded by the coding sequence ATGAAAAAAAATCTTCTCAGCATTGATTGGGATTATTTTATTCCTATAAGAGAGGAATGGTGCGGCTCTTATATTGAGAATAAGAGAACAAATATTATATTGTGGTATAGGAGATATTTTAAAAATAGGCAAATGGGAGAAAACATTGAAAAAACAGTTAGAACCGGTAATGAACTGAAAGGCTTTTGGAGTAAAATAAAACAATGTTTTTTCATAGAAAGTAAAGCTAAGGTATATGTATCTGACTCCCATAAGTTTTCTTATTTCATAGCTCAAAACAATAATTGTGATGAAGTTATAAATTTTGATGCACATTCTGATTTGGGTTACGGTGGGATGAAGTCACTTGATTTTGAATTGAATTGTGCCAATTGGCTTGGAAAACTTTTAAAAGACAGTATTGTAAGAAAGGCAAGTATAGTTTATAGTCCTTATACTTATGAAGAAAAAAGTGAATTTGAGGAAATAAATAAATCGTTTTCTATAAAGTATCCTAAGGTAGAGCATTTAGTAAATAAGAACATAAATGTAATTCACATATGTAGGTCGGGAAGTTGGACTCCTCCCTGGCTTGATAATGAATTTTATAAGTTCATAAATGACTTGCATATGCCATACAAAATTATGAAATGTCCTAAAAGGTGCTGGAATCCTGGAGAGCTTACACTCTCGGATAAAATATATATAATGCTTTGA
- a CDS encoding D-glucuronyl C5-epimerase family protein produces the protein MGEVSENEVKSILKNSRRLQNQKKYSKAIEGYNIVLENKNMSKSIINEAKICKLLAERKVPVLDKYSFLPEYMNIGKSGADYYKNNKCNYTLYKEYDPVKKYFNYQPDWAYLESPSFKYDKNGIPMVKYNGKFYYNAVTICQYALYLYDGYMDTGANKDKFLNTADFLIKSIKKDGSLRYEFKFGYYECLNEGWASSMSQGQALSVFTRAYHLTKNSKYINAGQRVLKYLLTPVSEGGVMDNLSALDKSLEDKIFFQQYVGKTSTYTLNGYIFTLIGLYDWSSVHCPQNIYYSNMAKRYWNKGLLSLKYILPYYDIGNFTSYDLYHIIKNGPPSSSDFYHCIHIEEMNVLYNITGDEYYKNIRNMWISYVKN, from the coding sequence GTGGGTGAAGTATCTGAAAATGAAGTCAAAAGTATACTAAAAAATAGCAGAAGGTTGCAAAATCAAAAAAAATATTCAAAAGCTATAGAAGGATATAATATAGTTTTAGAAAATAAGAATATGTCTAAAAGTATTATAAACGAAGCAAAAATATGTAAACTGCTTGCAGAGAGGAAAGTGCCAGTTTTAGATAAGTATTCTTTCCTCCCGGAGTATATGAATATTGGGAAAAGTGGTGCCGACTATTATAAAAACAATAAGTGTAATTACACATTATATAAAGAATATGATCCTGTAAAAAAATATTTTAATTATCAGCCGGATTGGGCTTATCTTGAGTCTCCTAGTTTTAAATATGATAAAAATGGCATACCTATGGTAAAATACAATGGCAAATTTTATTACAATGCAGTTACTATATGCCAATATGCACTTTATTTATATGATGGATATATGGATACTGGAGCTAATAAAGATAAATTTTTAAATACAGCGGATTTTTTAATAAAGAGTATAAAAAAAGATGGATCTCTAAGATATGAGTTTAAATTTGGATATTATGAGTGCTTAAATGAAGGATGGGCTTCAAGTATGTCCCAGGGGCAGGCACTTAGTGTATTTACTAGAGCCTATCATTTAACTAAAAATTCAAAGTATATAAATGCAGGACAGAGAGTACTTAAATATCTTTTAACGCCTGTTTCAGAAGGTGGTGTTATGGATAATCTAAGTGCTTTAGATAAAAGTCTTGAAGACAAGATATTTTTTCAGCAGTATGTGGGAAAAACGTCTACCTATACATTAAACGGGTATATATTTACATTGATAGGTTTATATGATTGGAGCAGTGTACACTGTCCTCAAAATATATACTATTCTAACATGGCTAAAAGATACTGGAATAAAGGACTCCTAAGCTTAAAATATATACTGCCCTATTATGATATAGGGAATTTCACATCCTATGATTTATATCACATTATAAAAAATGGACCTCCCAGCAGTTCTGACTTTTATCATTGTATTCACATTGAAGAAATGAATGTGCTTTATAATATTACGGGGGATGAATATTATAAAAATATAAGAAATATGTGGATATCTTATGTTAAAAATTAG
- a CDS encoding spore germination protein produces the protein MCNEHTKSNNKTSHESFLENYILSNSLQSNVSLIKEIFNDDDTLVVRYFENQKNNSVKCCIIFLQEMIDNETINTNIIKPIIESTYLNEEHSNIENILNHIIFSNNVNKTNDVNKIIESILNGNTVLFLGSESEALIVSTIGWKSREIKEPEGEKTIRGPREGFTESLMVNISMVRRKLLTPDLKFKFRVLGTRTQTKICLCYIDGIVNNKILDELNKRLNSIDIDGTLASGYIQELINDEPFSPFKTIGNTERPDIVAAKLLEGRIAIMVDATPIVLTVPHIFIELFQANEDYYINFYFSSISRLLRILSFIITISLPSLFIALTTFHIEAIPTPLAISISAARQDVPFPTVVEALGLLLTFEILRETGVRMPNQIGQAFSIVGALVLGQAAVDARFVSAPMIIVIALTGITGLAIPKVKGASILLRIILLIFSSILGLYGFIFGIIGLMIHLFKMRSFGVPYMLSLMTLKPQDLKDTAIRAPWFYMKYRPKFIAANNLIRKSSGGSKN, from the coding sequence ATGTGTAATGAACACACAAAATCTAATAACAAAACTTCACATGAAAGCTTTTTAGAGAATTACATACTTAGTAATTCTCTTCAGTCAAATGTAAGTCTAATTAAAGAGATCTTTAATGATGATGATACACTTGTCGTAAGATATTTCGAAAACCAAAAAAACAATAGTGTTAAATGTTGCATAATCTTTCTTCAAGAAATGATAGACAATGAAACAATAAACACAAATATTATAAAGCCAATAATTGAAAGTACCTATTTAAATGAAGAACATAGTAACATTGAAAATATTTTGAATCACATAATCTTTTCAAACAACGTTAACAAAACTAATGATGTAAATAAGATCATTGAATCCATCTTAAATGGCAATACAGTTCTTTTTTTAGGAAGTGAATCAGAAGCTTTAATTGTAAGTACTATTGGGTGGAAAAGTAGAGAGATTAAAGAGCCAGAAGGAGAAAAAACAATACGAGGTCCAAGAGAAGGATTTACAGAATCTCTTATGGTAAATATTTCCATGGTAAGAAGAAAACTATTAACTCCAGACTTAAAGTTTAAATTTAGAGTTTTAGGCACACGAACACAAACAAAAATTTGCTTATGTTATATAGATGGTATCGTCAATAACAAAATACTTGATGAGTTAAATAAAAGACTAAATAGCATTGATATAGACGGAACTTTAGCTTCTGGTTACATACAAGAACTTATTAATGATGAACCTTTTTCGCCATTTAAGACAATAGGAAATACCGAAAGACCAGATATCGTTGCAGCCAAATTATTGGAAGGACGTATTGCAATAATGGTAGATGCCACTCCTATTGTGTTAACTGTGCCACATATTTTTATTGAACTTTTCCAGGCTAATGAAGATTATTATATTAATTTTTATTTTTCTTCCATAAGCAGATTGCTGAGAATACTAAGTTTTATAATAACTATAAGCCTGCCTTCACTTTTTATAGCGTTAACTACATTCCATATTGAAGCAATACCTACACCACTTGCTATAAGCATATCTGCGGCACGACAGGATGTACCCTTTCCAACTGTAGTAGAAGCTTTGGGACTTTTACTAACATTTGAAATTCTTAGGGAAACTGGTGTGCGAATGCCAAATCAAATTGGGCAGGCTTTCAGCATAGTGGGTGCACTAGTATTAGGTCAAGCAGCAGTTGATGCCAGATTTGTAAGTGCACCAATGATAATTGTCATAGCCCTTACAGGAATAACTGGACTTGCGATTCCAAAAGTTAAAGGAGCCTCTATTTTATTGAGAATAATATTATTAATATTTTCTTCCATATTAGGACTGTATGGTTTTATTTTTGGAATCATAGGATTAATGATTCATTTATTCAAAATGCGTTCTTTTGGAGTACCTTACATGCTCAGTCTCATGACATTAAAACCTCAAGATTTAAAAGATACTGCTATAAGAGCTCCCTGGTTTTACATGAAATACCGTCCAAAATTTATTGCTGCCAATAATTTAATAAGGAAATCATCTGGAGGTAGTAAAAATTGA
- a CDS encoding Ger(x)C family spore germination protein, translating into MKIKKRILPVLLLLLSSVLLSGCWNYTDIEKYSLVTGLSLDKDKKNNKYIVSAEILDFQMSGEGAKTISNVIESEGNTIFDAIRNMINFTGKKLYWGHARVFIISKDIAEEGVIPSLDLCYRGAEIREEMYVLISNRATAKEILQSKTVSSNLKCFDITKMVENQKILGNEPIVRVYELVNDIEESDISPVLPLCDIKTNTDKQIVELNGTAVFKKDILVGFLNRKESKYFLFATDQIDKTLLVEKISDGIQNTNITLEVFGNKTKIKPVYKDGKLSIDMNLRIDASIAEIEGSKNFINKNNLNVLKQASEKSLKKSIKNTINKVQNKYDADIFGFGKHIRADMPSAWDDVKDEWNDVFKNINVNVNVEIQLRNSSINSNAIRRGM; encoded by the coding sequence TTGAAGATCAAAAAAAGAATACTTCCCGTTTTACTATTACTATTATCCTCAGTACTATTATCCGGCTGCTGGAATTATACAGATATTGAAAAATATTCACTTGTAACAGGACTTTCACTGGATAAGGATAAGAAAAACAATAAATATATAGTAAGTGCAGAAATACTTGACTTTCAAATGTCCGGAGAAGGAGCCAAAACAATATCGAATGTAATTGAATCCGAAGGAAACACTATATTTGATGCAATACGAAATATGATAAATTTTACTGGTAAAAAATTATATTGGGGTCACGCAAGAGTTTTTATTATAAGTAAGGATATAGCAGAAGAAGGTGTCATTCCATCACTTGACTTATGTTACAGAGGGGCTGAAATAAGAGAAGAAATGTATGTGCTAATTTCAAACAGAGCCACAGCAAAAGAAATTCTTCAAAGTAAGACTGTAAGCTCAAATTTAAAGTGTTTTGATATTACTAAAATGGTAGAAAATCAAAAAATACTTGGCAATGAACCTATTGTAAGGGTTTATGAACTGGTTAATGATATTGAAGAAAGCGATATATCTCCTGTTTTACCTCTCTGCGATATAAAAACAAATACTGATAAGCAAATTGTAGAATTAAATGGTACAGCCGTATTTAAAAAAGATATACTTGTAGGATTCTTAAATAGAAAAGAATCAAAATATTTTCTTTTTGCAACAGATCAAATTGACAAAACACTATTGGTTGAAAAAATTTCAGATGGCATCCAAAATACCAACATAACCTTAGAAGTATTTGGAAACAAAACAAAAATTAAGCCAGTATACAAAGATGGGAAACTAAGTATCGACATGAATCTTAGAATAGATGCATCAATTGCAGAGATTGAAGGAAGCAAAAATTTTATCAATAAAAACAATCTAAATGTCCTCAAACAAGCCTCTGAAAAATCGCTAAAAAAGTCAATAAAAAATACTATTAATAAAGTACAAAATAAATATGATGCTGATATTTTTGGATTTGGTAAACATATAAGGGCTGACATGCCTTCAGCTTGGGATGATGTTAAAGATGAATGGAACGATGTCTTTAAAAACATAAATGTAAACGTAAATGTAGAAATTCAGCTTCGAAATAGCTCAATTAATTCAAATGCAATTAGAAGAGGGATGTAA
- a CDS encoding endospore germination permease: MDKQVISNSQGVCILTMFLIGTSIVLGVSKNAKQDAWISIALGILISLPMVFVYSKLLNNFPGKDLYDIFQYVLGKKLGKAISVLFIWYVFHLGALVIRVFSEFVNVVSFPETPQFIFAIFLGLLCIWIVKSGIEVLGRFSMFFLPLLMVITLIIVPLLYTNAHFINLKPILYNDTKQVLLGAFSSFSFPFTQSVIFTTVFHSLRNKKKIFKVFLTGLLISGTYLLLSSINNIIVLGVQTTTDLYFPPYTSTRTIKIGDFIERFEIVIALIFIFMGFVKVSVCLYAASTGIAKVFNINNYEIMAAPIGLLMINLSQILYNNTMEMFHWANNIYMYYAVPFQVILPIVTLIIAQIKLGSNNSAPKTLK; this comes from the coding sequence ATGGATAAACAAGTAATATCCAATTCCCAAGGTGTATGTATATTGACTATGTTCCTGATTGGTACTTCCATTGTACTGGGAGTTTCTAAAAATGCAAAACAAGATGCTTGGATATCCATCGCACTAGGAATACTTATATCACTACCGATGGTTTTTGTCTATTCAAAACTACTTAATAATTTTCCTGGAAAAGATCTATATGATATTTTTCAGTATGTACTTGGTAAAAAATTGGGTAAAGCAATTTCAGTATTATTTATTTGGTATGTATTCCATCTGGGAGCTTTAGTAATAAGAGTTTTTTCCGAATTTGTAAATGTTGTTTCATTTCCCGAAACACCTCAATTCATTTTTGCTATTTTTCTTGGTTTATTGTGCATTTGGATTGTAAAATCCGGTATTGAGGTTTTAGGTCGTTTTTCCATGTTTTTTTTACCATTACTTATGGTAATTACATTAATTATTGTACCTCTTCTCTATACTAACGCCCACTTTATAAATTTAAAGCCTATATTATATAACGATACAAAACAAGTTTTACTAGGAGCATTTTCTTCTTTTTCTTTTCCATTTACCCAGTCAGTTATCTTCACTACAGTTTTTCACTCACTGAGAAATAAAAAGAAAATATTCAAGGTATTTCTTACAGGATTATTAATAAGTGGCACATATCTTTTATTATCTTCTATTAATAATATCATTGTTCTAGGAGTTCAAACAACTACAGATTTATACTTCCCTCCATATACATCCACAAGAACGATTAAAATAGGTGATTTTATTGAAAGATTTGAAATTGTTATTGCATTGATATTTATATTCATGGGATTTGTTAAAGTAAGCGTGTGCTTGTATGCAGCATCAACAGGCATTGCTAAAGTATTTAATATAAACAATTACGAAATAATGGCTGCTCCGATAGGACTTCTTATGATAAATTTATCACAAATACTATATAATAATACTATGGAAATGTTTCATTGGGCTAATAATATATATATGTATTATGCTGTTCCATTTCAAGTAATCTTACCAATAGTAACATTGATTATTGCACAAATAAAATTAGGATCAAATAATTCAGCACCCAAAACACTAAAATAA
- a CDS encoding GNAT family N-acetyltransferase, translated as MIRLLQEEDIEIVCKIVNDNWRSVYDGYVNEQLLNDNGCFNRKKRLKADFLSDRLSNYVYECNGHIAALLSIGDTVDDDKIGAFEVWRIYISEAYQNLGIGSQLINFTEQRAFKYGYKEIVIWAFKGNSRAISFYKKHGYIKDKEEYFGEPYLTYAVRFNKKLNK; from the coding sequence ATGATACGTTTGCTTCAAGAAGAAGATATAGAAATTGTTTGTAAAATTGTCAATGATAATTGGAGGTCTGTATATGATGGCTATGTAAATGAACAATTGCTCAATGATAATGGTTGTTTTAATAGGAAAAAGAGATTGAAAGCAGATTTCTTATCTGATAGATTATCAAACTATGTTTATGAATGTAATGGGCATATTGCAGCACTATTATCTATTGGAGATACAGTTGATGATGATAAAATAGGAGCTTTTGAAGTTTGGCGTATTTATATTTCGGAGGCTTATCAAAATCTAGGCATTGGAAGTCAATTGATTAACTTTACAGAGCAGCGGGCGTTTAAATATGGTTATAAAGAAATTGTCATATGGGCTTTTAAGGGAAATAGTAGAGCTATTTCATTCTATAAAAAACATGGATATATAAAAGATAAAGAAGAATATTTTGGAGAGCCATATTTAACGTATGCTGTTAGATTTAATAAAAAATTAAATAAGTAA
- a CDS encoding permease has translation MMKRILKRYRTFGIILIINLILLLVKPSLGINSLEGTADNLKELLAIMPPIFILMGLLDTWVQKETMIKLMGKGSGLKGMIIAFLLGSFAAGPVYVSFPFAAVLMKKGSAFFNVLIFIGAWSATKIPISLFEASVMGWKFMITRYAVDIPIIIIIAYITDKVISSNEKKTIYENVEILK, from the coding sequence ATGATGAAAAGAATATTAAAAAGATATAGAACTTTTGGTATTATTTTAATAATAAATTTAATTTTATTGTTAGTAAAACCTTCATTGGGAATAAATTCGTTAGAGGGAACGGCAGATAATTTAAAGGAACTGCTTGCTATTATGCCACCGATCTTTATTTTGATGGGGCTTTTGGATACTTGGGTACAAAAGGAAACAATGATAAAACTTATGGGAAAAGGTTCAGGATTAAAAGGTATGATTATTGCTTTTCTATTAGGTTCATTTGCTGCTGGACCGGTATATGTTTCTTTCCCTTTTGCTGCAGTTTTGATGAAAAAGGGAAGTGCTTTTTTCAATGTGCTAATTTTTATAGGAGCATGGTCTGCTACAAAAATACCTATATCATTATTTGAAGCATCAGTAATGGGATGGAAATTTATGATTACCCGATATGCTGTCGATATACCTATAATTATTATAATAGCATATATTACAGATAAAGTTATTTCATCTAATGAGAAGAAAACCATTTATGAAAATGTTGAAATACTTAAATAA
- a CDS encoding permease — MFTMGLYFLMFILVLVSLIKSREKTLLALKKAWKSFENILPLFLSILFIIGIMLAILSPQVISKIMGHQSGILGLALAALIGSCTVIPGFVTFPLAATLLKNGAGMAQITMLISTSVMVGIITIPIESKYWGKKATYVRNSLALVFSFAIAFVMGVLI; from the coding sequence ATGTTTACTATGGGATTATACTTTTTAATGTTTATTTTAGTACTTGTATCACTAATTAAAAGCCGCGAAAAAACTTTACTGGCTCTAAAAAAAGCTTGGAAGTCTTTTGAAAATATCTTGCCGTTATTCCTTTCCATATTGTTTATTATAGGGATTATGCTTGCTATTTTAAGCCCGCAGGTTATTTCAAAAATAATGGGTCATCAATCTGGTATATTAGGTTTAGCGTTAGCTGCACTTATTGGATCTTGTACTGTAATACCTGGTTTTGTCACATTTCCATTAGCAGCTACTTTGCTAAAAAATGGAGCTGGTATGGCTCAAATAACAATGCTTATATCAACGTCAGTCATGGTTGGAATTATTACAATTCCTATTGAATCAAAATATTGGGGTAAGAAAGCCACATATGTTAGAAATTCACTTGCCCTTGTGTTTTCTTTTGCAATTGCTTTTGTGATGGGAGTGTTAATATGA
- a CDS encoding helix-turn-helix transcriptional regulator yields MTGKRKQSRHLPAFILLTLAECSAYGGAIYTSLIENIPDFQCDQGAIYRTLKQLEDDGAVIFSWDTTNSGPAKKIYTITDTGLNQLDDWKNDIEKRILYLKYFLDRYKNLKK; encoded by the coding sequence ATGACTGGTAAAAGAAAACAATCTCGTCATCTTCCTGCATTTATTTTACTGACACTAGCTGAATGTTCTGCATATGGTGGTGCAATATATACTTCACTTATAGAAAATATACCTGATTTTCAGTGTGACCAAGGAGCTATATACCGTACTCTTAAGCAACTTGAAGATGATGGTGCAGTAATATTTTCGTGGGATACAACTAATTCAGGACCTGCAAAAAAAATTTATACTATTACTGACACCGGATTGAATCAACTTGATGATTGGAAAAATGATATAGAAAAAAGAATTCTGTATTTAAAATATTTTTTAGATAGATACAAAAATTTAAAAAAGTAA